Genomic segment of Colletotrichum destructivum chromosome 5, complete sequence:
AGACCAGCGATAAGGGTGGAGAGGAGGATGTACGTTACGACGGCCATGACGGGGATGTACATATCGGGGCTGTTGATGTCGTCCCGCGGCGGAAGATACCATCCCTCCTGGCCGCTGGGTCCGACGGACTGCTTGCGCGACCACGGCTTGTGCCTCCAGGGGAAAAGGACGAGGAATAGCTTGTTGATGACGTACGAGTTGGAGACGTTAAAGTAGTGCTTCAgggcgttgacgttgacgtaACGATTAAACTGCAACGGAGGTCAGCGGCGGTGGATTCGATGCATTCTGAAATGTCGGGGCCTCCAAAAAGATGCGCGTCCCGGTGattctccttttcctctGACATACGTTCTGTTCCATGTACTCCTGGCCATGCTTGAAGGCCGTCTGTCCAAACTGCGCCGCAACTTGTGCCGTAGGGTCGTTCATGAACTGCCCGTATGCGCCGAACACATTTCCACTTGTGCCACCCTGCTGCTGATAGGGGCTCCCATAGCTCTGTTGCGATTGGGTTTGCGACAcgggtggaggaggcgagcGTAGCTGGGGAACCGTCGAGACATGCTGGGGAACCGGGTGGTGCAGGGGAGGTGACTGCCCGTACGTTTGTGGACGCTGCATGATGGGCAAAGAAAAGAGCTGGTTTGTGTATTCGGGTGTTGTCGTTGGGGTGATCTGGCGAAAGGCTTTGTCGAGGACTGGAATGGCAgcaaaggagagagagggggttTGATTCGGCGTCGTGGGTGTTGGGATGCCTCCCTTCTGTGAGTCCACGTCGTCTTTGGCGGGCCGCGAGCTGATGTGGATGGAGCTGGTAGGTGTGGAAATGTGTTTACTTCCATGtcatcggcgagggccgAGCTCAGACTTCTGCGCACTGTACACAACATATGTTCTTCGCAGGCTGCAGACAGTGCGTCAAGCTAGCGGATTATCCTTATCTCCGGAGCTTATCGATAGACCCCCCCGAGCGATGCGGGAGCCAACCCATCTGCGTACGAATGGAATGGTGCATCTTATCGGCCACGGGTCTGTCTGCCTGCGCCACAGGACAGCATTTTGGATCATCGAGAAAGTCGCCCCAAAACTGACTGACGGgttcccctccctcctcttctctaCGTGTCGTCACTCTCCACGTTTTCTCTGTCGCCGCAACCCAAGGAAACGAAGCGCATACACACAATGTTGGACACATTCGAGATCCTGACCACCTCGGGCGTGGTTCTCTGGTCCAGGACATATGCGCCCGTCAACCCGTCCGTCATCAACAACTTCATCGCCGATGTCTTCattgaggagaagggcggcgccgcctcgagccAGTCCGCGGCCAGCAACCCACCGTACAAGCGCGACCAACACACACTCCGCTACACGTTCGTCAAGGAACTAGGTGTCATCTTCGTGGTATGTCCCCGCGGCCCTCAATGCGCCTCAGTCATGCGTGACACTGACGAACACGTGGACAGGCCGTGTACAGATCGCTCCTCCACCTGTCGTGGATTGACAAGCTTGTCGACAACATCAAGACGATCTTTGTGGACTTGTACGGCGAACAGCTGACGAAGCCCCATACGACATTGGTCGAATGCCACAAGTTCGACGAGTACTTTGACCAGCAGGTCCGAGAGCTCGAGACAACGGGAGCCAAGGGCGATTCCAACATTTCGGAAGCTGAgttcgccaaggaggagaagacgctGTCCGGGAACCTCGGCGATGatccgcccctccccccgggTCTGCATTATAGGGGTAAGCGGAATGCGCCGCGCGCACTGCCGTGCGGTTACGAGAACAGGTCACGAGAACATGTCACTAGAACTAACAAGTGCTAACTGTTGGCTTCCACTAGGACGCGGTCTGAACGGCGCGAACGCAGCATCGAACGACTCTACACCTGtcgcgacgccgacgacttcGCGGCCCTCGACCCCCGGAACCGGCGGCGTTGTGGTGGGAAAGGCCGGGCCCGTGGCCAAGATGTCGCGGCGCGCGCGCAAGGCCGGCACCTCGGGCCCCGTGTCGTCCGG
This window contains:
- a CDS encoding Putative Yif1 family protein, which produces MQRPQTYGQSPPLHHPVPQHVSTVPQLRSPPPPVSQTQSQQSYGSPYQQQGGTSGNVFGAYGQFMNDPTAQVAAQFGQTAFKHGQEYMEQNFNRYVNVNALKHYFNVSNSYVINKLFLVLFPWRHKPWSRKQSVGPSGQEGWYLPPRDDINSPDMYIPVMAVVTYILLSTLIAGLRGQFQPELLGYTASTALVIVVAEILGLKLGCYLLGISNDSQLYDLIAYSGYKFVGIIVTVAVAETFNGGKGTGGWIGWSVFLYTFLANSLFLMRSLKYVLLPENAANGAGPMQTGDSRAKRNQRTQFLFFYSYIVQLLFMWILTRP